DNA from Polaribacter sp. NJDZ03:
CAAACAGGTACCGGTAAAACTTTTGCCTACATGATGCCTATTTTGCAAGATTTACCATATTCTACACAAAAACATCCAAGAGTATTGATTCTAGTGCCAACTCGTGAGTTGGTTTTACAGGTGGTTGAACAGATAGCGCAATTATCTAAATATATTAATACACGTGTTTTAGGTGTATATGGTGGAGCAAACATCAATACCCAAAAACAGTCAATTTTACAAGGGCAAGATATTATTGTGGCAACTCCTGGTCGTTTATACGATTTGGCGTTAAGCAATGCTTTAAAATTAAAATCTATTCAGAAATTGGTAATTGATGAAGTAGATGTAATGTTAGATTTAGGGTTTCGTTTTCAGTTGATGAATATTTTTGATGTGATTCCTGCAAGAAGACAAAACGTTTTGTTTTCTGCAACTATGACGGAAGATGTAGATGCATTAATTTACGATTTCTTTAAAAATCCAGAAAAAATATCTGTTGCCGTAAGTGGAACGCCACTAGATAATATTGAGCAAGTTTCTTATAATATACCTAACTTTTTTACCAAAGTTAATTTGTTACATGAGCTTTTATCAGATAAAGAAACTTATAATAAAGTATTAATTTTTGTTGGTTTTAAGAGAACTGCAGATTTATTATTTAAACATTTACAAGAAGTGTTTAATGATGAAATGTGTGTGATTCACTCTAATAAAACTCAGAATTACAGAATACGTTCTATTAGACAATTTGATGAAGGCAAGAATAGAATCTTATTAGCGACCGATGTAATGGCACGTGGTTTAGATTTTGATAATGTTTCTCATGTTATCAATTTTGATACACCAGAGTTTCCAGAAAACTATATGCATAGAATTGGTAGAACTGGTCGTGCTGAAAGAGCAGGGAAAACGATTCTTTTTTCTACTCCAAAAGAGCAAGAAACAAAAGAAAGTATTGAGAAGTTAATGGATTATGAGATTCCGGTTTTAGAAATCCCAGAAGACGTTAAGATTTCTGATTTATTAACGGAAGATGAGCGTCCAAGAGAAGATCAAGGTATTTCTAAAAATAGAACTTCTTTAGAATATGTACCTGGAGCTGCATTTCATGAAAAGAGTGAAAAAAATAGCCAAGTAAATTTAGGAGGTTCTTACAGACGAGAAATTGCTGCAAAATATAAGAAACCAAAAACAAGAGGAGATAAAAACTATAACAAGCATAACAAGAAAAAGAAAAAATAATGCAGATTTTAACAGCACAAGAATTGCATAATTTGGCAATGAACATTGTTGGTAAGAAGCTTACAAAAATGGGGTATGAATTTCAGGCTATAAACAGTCAGTTAAAAAGACATCCCCAATTTGTGTTATTTAAAAAGGGAGAACCTACTATTTTTGTCTTGGTAAAGGCAAGTAATAATATTCAAAATCCGAATGAATATGATACTATTTGGATGGAGACTTTTAAAAATCACGCTAAAAAACAAAATGCCAAAGTTTGGTTTGCTGGCGTAGGAATTGCCAACGCAGAAAGTGTTGAAAGTCCTGTTTTTAAAGACCAACCTTATTACGAGGCTTTTGATGATTTTATTAAGATCTTGGAGTAGGTTGGTTGGACGGTTATTTATAAGCTTTGTTTAAGTAGTGAATTTCGTAAATTGGCTAAAACTAGCAATTAATTTTACACGGTGTTGTAAAACGTTTTTATTTAAATAGTTTTGTATATTCTCTAAATAAATATATTTTTCCTCTTTTAGCTCCTGTTATTTCTGTTAATATTTCAAGCTTTTCTAGTTCATCTATCAGTTTATAAACCGAAGGCGAGGAAAGGTTTGTTAATTCTTTCACTTTTTGAGCATCTATAATTGGTTTTTGAAATAAATGATTCAAAATAAGCTGAGCATTATGTGATCTACTTCCTAACGTTTGAAGTTTAGTTTCAACCTCTTTTTGTAGTTTTAATATACTATCAAATGTATTTATTCCGCTTTTAGTTGTTTCTATAACACCAACTAAGAAAAATTTAAACCATTGACTTAAATCATCTTTTTCTCTAACCTTTGTGAGGTTATCATAATATAAAATTCTATTTCTTTCAAAAAAGTCTGAAAGATATAAAATTGGTTTTTTAAGTATTCCTTTTTCTACTAAATATAAAGTAATCATTAGTCGTCCAACCCTTCCGTTTCCATCTAAAAATGGATGGATTGTTTCAAATTGATAATGGATTAATGCTATTTTAAGTAAATCAGGAAAAAATGATTCAGAATTATGTGCGAATTTTTCTAAATCTCCCATATATTCATTGATACTAGAATGAATCGGAGGAATGAAAGTAGCATCATTAATACTTGCTCCACCTATCCAATTCTGGCTACTTCTAAATTCTCCAGGCAGCTTGTGTTTCCCTCTAACACCTTATAATAGTATTTTATGAGTTTCTCTAATTAATCTTGAGGAAAATGGTAATTTTTCGAGATTTTTTATAGCAGAGTTTAAAGCCTCTATATAATTCTGTACTTCTTCCCAATCTCCCTTTTTTCATCATTTACATCTTCTTTATTTAATAGTGCATCTTCAATATTCGTTTTTGTTCCTTCTATTTTACTAGATTGAGTTGCTTCTTTTAAGACGTACATACTGATAAATAAGTCAATATTTGGAATATATTCCGAATACATATCGAGTCTTCCTAGTTGTCTATCCGCTTGACTTAAAAGGTTTAATACCTCCATGTCTTCAATTCCCCATTGTTGATTTATCTTATTAGGTTGGAAACTTTTATAAGTTCCTTGATTTATGCGATTTCCAGACTTGAATGTTTTCATTATATTTAGGTATAAAACTTAAACAAAGATATTTGTTATTTAATAATTATACAAATAAGTTAACTAACGACTTTCTTTAATTAACTTTTTAAGCATATACTTAATTAGTGAGTAAGCTTATTTAATGTTTAGATCTTAATTGATATTGATGATTTTTATGTTTTATATCAGAAGTGAAACGAAGTTAGCTGTTTTTTTGCCTTAAATGTGTACGATTCTACTCTAATATTATCGTTTTATTTTTCGGGTATTTAACCAAGTATCTTAAAATAAAACTTTTACTTTCGTTTGGTGCAATTGTAAATTCCCATTTTATTTCTCCAGATTCAGGTGTTTTTTTCGCCCCTGAGATTTCTGAAACTTCAATTTTTATTTCGTCGTTTGTCGAAACCGGAACTTGGTCATATATCACCATATTGATTTGTTGTGATTTATTGTTTTTTACATCAATATTCCATCCTCTAGATTCTTCTTTTTTACTACCCATAAAATTCTTCGAGATAAACTCTTTAACTTTCTCTCTTTTTACACTTACATTTTTATCCCTACCAAGAGATATTTGCAAAGTATCGGTAGCATATCTAACATCTAACAATGTTTTACCAATATAAGTACCTTCAAAAAAGATGTTTGCTTCACCCTCTAATAAATTATATTGCTCCCAATTAGATATGTTCGCTATTAAGAAAGCATCCTTGTCAATTTTAGGCACAGCGTAATATTGATAGAATGCAGATAAATTATACGTATCAATATCAACCGAATAACTTTTATTATCAGATTTTATGGTGTAAGGAGTTTTTATTTCAAAGTTTACGGTGGTCTGGTTTTCTGTTTGAACAGTTGGTACAGGCAAACTACTTGCTCCTCGAATATTAAGCCCAGAAACTGTGCCTTGAAGAGCTTTCGTTATAGATTTACTTTTACGAGC
Protein-coding regions in this window:
- a CDS encoding DEAD/DEAH box helicase; translation: MTFQDLGISNQLQYAIDDLGYVNPTPIQEQAFSVVRSGKDVVGIAQTGTGKTFAYMMPILQDLPYSTQKHPRVLILVPTRELVLQVVEQIAQLSKYINTRVLGVYGGANINTQKQSILQGQDIIVATPGRLYDLALSNALKLKSIQKLVIDEVDVMLDLGFRFQLMNIFDVIPARRQNVLFSATMTEDVDALIYDFFKNPEKISVAVSGTPLDNIEQVSYNIPNFFTKVNLLHELLSDKETYNKVLIFVGFKRTADLLFKHLQEVFNDEMCVIHSNKTQNYRIRSIRQFDEGKNRILLATDVMARGLDFDNVSHVINFDTPEFPENYMHRIGRTGRAERAGKTILFSTPKEQETKESIEKLMDYEIPVLEIPEDVKISDLLTEDERPREDQGISKNRTSLEYVPGAAFHEKSEKNSQVNLGGSYRREIAAKYKKPKTRGDKNYNKHNKKKKK
- a CDS encoding Fic family protein, with the translated sequence MPGEFRSSQNWIGGASINDATFIPPIHSSINEYMGDLEKFAHNSESFFPDLLKIALIHYQFETIHPFLDGNGRVGRLMITLYLVEKGILKKPILYLSDFFERNRILYYDNLTKVREKDDLSQWFKFFLVGVIETTKSGINTFDSILKLQKEVETKLQTLGSRSHNAQLILNHLFQKPIIDAQKVKELTNLSSPSVYKLIDELEKLEILTEITGAKRGKIYLFREYTKLFK
- a CDS encoding Fic/DOC family N-terminal domain-containing protein: MKTFKSGNRINQGTYKSFQPNKINQQWGIEDMEVLNLLSQADRQLGRLDMYSEYIPNIDLFISMYVLKEATQSSKIEGTKTNIEDALLNKEDVNDEKREIGKKYRII
- a CDS encoding Na(+)-translocating NADH-quinone reductase subunit F is translated as MQILTAQELHNLAMNIVGKKLTKMGYEFQAINSQLKRHPQFVLFKKGEPTIFVLVKASNNIQNPNEYDTIWMETFKNHAKKQNAKVWFAGVGIANAESVESPVFKDQPYYEAFDDFIKILE